A window from Micromonospora terminaliae encodes these proteins:
- a CDS encoding PucR family transcriptional regulator, with protein sequence MTQGSVSPVFPTVREVLALVPVRHGAPRLVAGEAGLDRPVRWVHVAEVPDIATLLGGGELVLTTGIGLPADDAGLRAFIGDLADVGVSGLVVELGRRYVSEVPRVMAAAAERRGLPLVELRRATPFVRITEAVHALIVDAQLTELRATEEIHQRFTELSVEGAEPAEVVRQAAELAGCPVVLENLSRQVLAYDPAGESAELLLDGWEQHSRRIRPAGRTAYDPDSGWLVTTVGARGQDWGRLLLRWPAGAELTTRGPDPAPAGPQPEPVTAAAVPDGTDSAPADGGPSPRRRPATEVMPPTRLTILIERAASTLALGRLIRRDAEGLERQIHRTLLTALIDHSRPVDEVALRAKALGVTLDRRHLVGVVVRHRADDPAEGGAPGPDAGPEAGPARLRDLAEAVGQALREAKLTALTSAVDDQAVGALLALPDPAAEEKALAAFAAALRRVRLDADPARPPAPRSARPADPAARTAAVGAVRAADPASRPRPAGPAVIVAAGSGVGSLREARRSLVEARQIAEAARRDRRDLPYFRLPHVGLAGLLHLLRDEPRLQTFVERELGGLLAYDAQHPREQLLGTLRAYLEQGRNKSAAAAAAHLSRPAFYERLARIGRILDVDLDSVEQCLSLHVALLALDAVRTP encoded by the coding sequence GTGACGCAGGGTAGCGTGTCGCCCGTGTTCCCTACCGTCCGTGAGGTGCTCGCCCTGGTGCCGGTGCGCCACGGCGCGCCGCGGCTGGTCGCCGGGGAGGCGGGCCTGGACCGGCCGGTCCGCTGGGTGCACGTGGCCGAGGTGCCCGACATCGCCACCCTGCTCGGCGGCGGCGAGCTGGTGCTCACCACCGGGATCGGGCTGCCCGCCGACGACGCGGGGCTGCGGGCGTTCATTGGCGACCTGGCCGACGTCGGGGTCTCCGGGCTCGTGGTGGAGCTGGGCCGGCGCTACGTCAGCGAGGTGCCCCGGGTCATGGCGGCCGCCGCCGAGCGGCGCGGGCTGCCCCTGGTGGAGCTGCGTCGGGCCACCCCGTTCGTGCGGATCACCGAGGCGGTGCACGCGCTGATCGTCGACGCCCAGCTCACCGAGCTGCGCGCCACCGAGGAGATCCACCAGCGGTTCACCGAACTGTCCGTGGAGGGCGCCGAGCCGGCCGAGGTGGTCCGGCAGGCCGCCGAGCTGGCCGGCTGCCCGGTGGTGCTGGAGAACCTGTCCCGGCAGGTGCTCGCGTACGACCCGGCGGGGGAGAGCGCCGAGCTGCTGCTGGACGGCTGGGAGCAGCACTCCCGGCGGATCCGGCCGGCCGGGCGCACCGCGTACGACCCGGACAGCGGCTGGCTGGTGACCACCGTCGGCGCCCGGGGCCAGGACTGGGGCCGGCTACTGCTGCGCTGGCCGGCCGGCGCCGAGCTGACCACCCGCGGCCCCGACCCGGCGCCGGCCGGGCCGCAGCCGGAGCCGGTGACGGCCGCCGCGGTGCCCGACGGCACCGACAGCGCCCCAGCCGACGGCGGCCCGTCACCGCGCCGGCGTCCGGCGACCGAGGTCATGCCGCCCACCCGGCTCACCATCCTCATCGAGCGGGCCGCCTCCACCCTCGCCCTCGGCCGGCTGATCCGGCGTGACGCCGAGGGGCTGGAACGGCAGATCCACCGCACCCTGCTCACCGCCCTGATCGACCACTCCCGCCCGGTCGACGAGGTGGCGCTGCGCGCCAAGGCGCTCGGGGTCACCCTGGACCGCCGCCACCTGGTCGGCGTGGTGGTCCGGCACCGCGCCGACGACCCGGCCGAGGGCGGCGCCCCGGGCCCCGACGCCGGCCCGGAGGCCGGTCCGGCCCGGCTGCGCGACCTCGCCGAGGCGGTCGGCCAGGCGCTGCGCGAGGCCAAGCTCACCGCGCTGACCAGCGCCGTCGACGACCAGGCGGTCGGCGCGCTGCTGGCCCTGCCCGACCCGGCCGCCGAGGAGAAGGCGCTCGCCGCCTTCGCCGCGGCGCTGCGCCGGGTACGCCTCGACGCCGACCCGGCCCGCCCGCCCGCGCCCCGGTCGGCCCGCCCCGCCGACCCGGCCGCCCGGACGGCGGCGGTCGGCGCCGTGCGCGCCGCGGATCCGGCGTCCCGCCCGCGCCCGGCCGGGCCGGCCGTGATCGTGGCGGCCGGTTCCGGGGTGGGCAGCCTGCGGGAGGCGCGCCGGTCGCTCGTGGAGGCGCGGCAGATCGCCGAGGCGGCCCGCCGGGACCGGCGCGACCTGCCCTACTTCCGGCTGCCGCACGTCGGGCTGGCCGGCCTGCTGCATCTGCTGCGGGACGAGCCGCGCCTGCAGACCTTCGTCGAGCGGGAACTCGGCGGGCTGCTGGCGTACGACGCGCAGCACCCGAGGGAGCAACTACTCGGGACGCTGCGGGCGTACCTGGAGCAGGGCCGCAACAAGTCCGCGGCGGCCGCCGCCGCCCACCTCTCGAGGCCGGCCTTCTACGAGCGGCTGGCCCGCATCGGCCGCATCCTCGACGTCGACCTCGACTCGGTGGAGCAGTGCCTGTCGCTGCACGTGGCCCTGCTGGCCCTGGACGCCGTCCGCACGCCCTGA
- a CDS encoding TrmH family RNA methyltransferase has product MPVHEITDPDDDRIADYRALTDVELRTRWEPPHGLFIAEGELVLRRALRAGYPARSYLVDAKRVDQLADLDTGETPVYAATPDVLQRATGFHVHRGVLASFRRKPLPSAAEVLATARRVVILEDVNNHTNLGAIFRAVAALGVDAVLLSPTCADPLYRRSVRVSMGEVFAIPYAKLEPWPDALGQVRAAGFTVLAMTPAPDAVPIQRLDAGQRARAAVLMGAEGAGLTGAAMAASDVRVVIPMRRGVDSLNVAAATAVACWELGRDDPL; this is encoded by the coding sequence GTGCCCGTCCACGAGATCACCGACCCCGACGACGACCGGATCGCCGACTACCGCGCGCTGACCGACGTGGAGCTGCGGACCCGCTGGGAACCCCCGCACGGGCTGTTCATCGCCGAGGGGGAACTGGTGCTGCGGCGGGCGCTGCGGGCCGGCTACCCGGCCCGGTCGTACCTGGTCGACGCCAAGCGGGTGGACCAGCTCGCCGACCTCGACACGGGGGAGACCCCGGTCTACGCGGCCACCCCGGACGTGCTCCAGCGGGCCACCGGCTTCCACGTGCACCGCGGCGTGCTCGCCTCGTTCCGCCGCAAGCCGCTGCCGTCCGCCGCCGAGGTGCTGGCCACCGCCCGGCGGGTGGTGATCCTGGAGGACGTCAACAACCACACCAACCTGGGCGCGATCTTCCGGGCCGTGGCGGCGCTCGGGGTTGACGCCGTGCTGCTCTCGCCGACCTGCGCCGACCCGCTCTACCGGCGCAGCGTCCGGGTCAGCATGGGCGAGGTCTTCGCCATCCCGTACGCGAAGCTGGAGCCCTGGCCGGATGCGCTCGGCCAGGTCCGGGCGGCGGGCTTCACGGTGCTGGCCATGACCCCCGCGCCGGACGCCGTGCCCATCCAGCGGCTGGACGCCGGGCAGCGGGCCCGCGCGGCCGTGCTCATGGGGGCCGAGGGCGCCGGCCTGACCGGGGCCGCCATGGCGGCCAGCGACGTCCGGGTGGTGATCCCGATGCGGCGCGGGGTGGATTCGCTCAACGTCGCCGCCGCCACCGCGGTGGCCTGCTGGGAGCTGGGCCGCGACGACCCGCTGTGA